One Cucumis sativus cultivar 9930 chromosome 1, Cucumber_9930_V3, whole genome shotgun sequence DNA segment encodes these proteins:
- the LOC101215239 gene encoding V-type proton ATPase subunit F → MAGKAQIPTKNSALISMIADEDTVVGFLLAGVGNVDLRRKTNYLIVDSKTTVKQIEDAFKEFTTREDIAIVMISQYVANMIRFLVDSYNKPIPAILEIPSKDHPYDPAHDSVLSRVKNLFSTESVASGRY, encoded by the exons ATGGCTGGCAAAGCTCAAATTCCAACCAAGAATTCAGCGCTTATTTCTATGATTGCTGATGAG GATACGGTGGTTGGATTTCTTCTTGCTGGAGTTGGTAATGTCGACCTGCgaagaaaaactaattacCTTATAGTGGACTCAA AGACAACTGTTAAACAAATTGAAGATGCTTTCAAAGAGTTCACTACAAGGGAGGATATTGCAATAGTGATGATTAGTCAATAT GTTGCAAACATGATCAGGTTTCTGGTAGATAGCTATAACAAGCCAATTCCTGCAATATTGGAGATTCCTTCCAAGGATCATCCATATGATCCTGCTCATGATTCAGTTCTTTCACGAGTAAAGAACCTGTTTTCTACCGAATCGGTGGCATCCGGGAGgtattaa